In Pseudorasbora parva isolate DD20220531a chromosome 20, ASM2467924v1, whole genome shotgun sequence, a single window of DNA contains:
- the kin gene encoding DNA/RNA-binding protein KIN17: MGKADFLSPKAIGNRIKAKGLQKLRWYCQMCQKQCRDENGFKCHCMSESHQRQLLLASENPNQFMNYFSEEFKSDFLELLRRRFGTKRVHNNIVYNEYISHREHVHMNSTQWETLTDFTKWLGREGFCKVDETPKGWYVQYIDRDPETIRRQEELEKKKRQDLDDEERSAKFIEEQVRRGREGKEPEEEPVFTELKRKNEDEKIAFNLDVALAGPSKTSNTLGPSALKAAASVKRKELVHSGDSRDKKKKSALDEIIEMEEQKKKSVRSDNWIQANIVVKVITKRLGEKYYKKKAIIQEVQNKYTAMVKMIDSGDKLKLDQSHMETVIPAPGKRVLILNGQYKDTEAILEGINEHKFSATLTLDSGRMKGKTVEGIAYEDFSKLA; encoded by the exons atGGGGAAAGCAGATTTTCTGAGTCCTAAAGCGATTGGGAACAGAATCAAAGCCAAAGGCCTTCAGAAACTACGCTGGTATTGTCAGATGTGTCAGAAACAGTGTAGAGATGAA AATGGGTTTAAATGTCACTGCATGTCTGAGTCTCATCAGAGACAGCTACTGTTGGCTTCAGAGAACCCTAACCAATTCATGAACTACTTCTCAGA GGAGTTCAAAAGTGACTTCCTAGAGCTGCTTCGAAGACGTTTTG gGACCAAGCGAGTTCACAATAACATTGTGTATAATGAGTACATCAGTCATCGGGAACACGTTCACATGAACTCTACGCAGTGGGAGACTCTCACCGACTTCACCAAATGGCTCGGGAGAGAAG GTTTTTGCAAAGTTGATGAGACCCCCAAAGGCTGGTACGTCCAGTACATTGACCGTGATCCGGAGACAATCCGCAGGCAGGAGGAGCTGGAGAAGAAGAAGAGACAGGATTTGGACGACGAAGAACGCAGCGCCAAGTTCATCGAAGAACAAGTTCGCCGTGGTCGCGAGGGCAAGGAGCCCGAG GAAGAACCGGTGTTCACCGAACTGAAGCGAAAGAATGAAGATGAGAAAATAGCTTTTAACTTGGACGTTGCTTTAGCGGGACCTTCCAAAACAAG CAACACTTTGGGTCCTAGTGCCCTCAAAGCTGCTGCCTCTGTGAAAAGGAAAGAGTTGGTCCACAGCGGAGACTCTAGGGACAAGAAAAAGAAATCTGCTCTGGATGAGATAATAGAG ATGGAGGAACAGAAGAagaaatctgtgagatcagATAACTGGATTCAAGCAAACATTGTAGTGAAAGTCATAACGAAGAGACTAGGAGAAAAGTATTACAAGAAGAAAGCAATTATTCAG GAGGTGCAGAATAAATACACAGCAATGGTGAAGATGATTGACTCTGGAGACAAACTCAAACTGGACCAGAGTCATATGGAGACAGTCATTCCAGCTCCTG GCAAGCGAGTTTTGATCCTGAATGGTCAATATAAAGACACAGAGGCCATCTTGGAAGGCATAAATGAGCACAAATTCTCTGCCACACTCACGTTAGACTCC GGTCGGATGAAAGGAAAGACAGTGGAGGGAATTGCATACGAGGACTTCTCCAAACTGGCCTGA
- the atp5f1c gene encoding ATP synthase subunit gamma, mitochondrial isoform X2 gives MFARTSAAVFLPQCGQVRNMATLKDITLRLKSIKNIQKITKSMKMVAAAKYARAERSLRPARVYGTGSMALYEKAEIKAPEDKNKHLIIGVSSDRGLCGAIHTSVAKAMKSEIAKLTGAGKEVMVVNVGDKLRGLLYRTHGKHILINCKEVGRRPPTFVDASLIASELLDSGYEFDQGTIVFNRFRSVISYRTDEKPLYSVDTVASSENMGIYDDIDADVLRNYQEFSLVNIIYYGMKESTTSEQSARMTAMDNASKNASDIIDKLTLTFNRTRQAVITKELIEIISGAAAL, from the exons ATGTTCGCCAGGACCAGCGCGGCGGTGTTCCTCCCACAATG TGGGCAGGTCAGGAACATGGCAACCTTGAAGGACA TCACCCTGCGGTTGAAGTCCATCAAGAACATCCAGAAGATTACCAAGTCCATGAAGATGGTGGCAGCAGCAAAGTATGCCAGAGCTGAGAGATCCCTGAGGCCTGCCCGAGTCTATGGCACTGGCTCTATGG CACTCTACGAGAAGGCTGAGATCAAGGCTCCAGAAGACAAGAATAAGCACTTGATCATCGGTGTGTCATCTGACCGTGGTCTTTGTGGTGCCATCCACACCAGTGTGGCCAAAGCCATGAAAAGTGAGATTGCCAAGCTCACTGGTGCCGGCAAAGAGGTCATGGTTGTCAATGTGGGTGACAAACTTAGAGGTCTGCTCTACAG GACCCACGGCAAACACATCCTGATCAACTGCAAGGAGGTGGGCCGCAGGCCTCCCACGTTTGTGGATGCTTCTCTCATTGCTTCAGAGCTGCTGGACTCTGGCTACGAGTTTGACCAGGGAACCATTGTATTCAACAGATTCAG GTCTGTGATTTCATACAGGACAGATGAGAAACCTCTGTATTCTGTTGACACCGTTGCAAGCTCAG AGAACATGGGAATCTATGATGACATTGATGCTGATGTGCTGAGGAACTATCAGGAGTTTTCTCTGGTCAACATTATTTACTACGGGATGAAGGAATCCACCACCAGTGAACAGAGCGCCAGGATGACCGCTATGGACAATGCCAGCAAGAACGCTT CTGATATTATAGACAAGCTGACCCTGACCTTTAACCGAACCCGCCAGGCCGTCATCACCAAGGAGCTCATTGAGATCATTTCTGGAGCTGCTGCTCTGTAA
- the atp5f1c gene encoding ATP synthase subunit gamma, mitochondrial isoform X1, whose amino-acid sequence MFARTSAAVFLPQCGQVRNMATLKDITLRLKSIKNIQKITKSMKMVAAAKYARAERSLRPARVYGTGSMALYEKAEIKAPEDKNKHLIIGVSSDRGLCGAIHTSVAKAMKSEIAKLTGAGKEVMVVNVGDKLRGLLYRTHGKHILINCKEVGRRPPTFVDASLIASELLDSGYEFDQGTIVFNRFRSVISYRTDEKPLYSVDTVASSENMGIYDDIDADVLRNYQEFSLVNIIYYGMKESTTSEQSARMTAMDNASKNASDIIDKLTLTFNRTRQAVITKELIEIISGAAAL is encoded by the exons ATGTTCGCCAGGACCAGCGCGGCGGTGTTCCTCCCACAATG TGGGCAGGTCAGGAACATGGCAACCTTGAAGGACA TCACCCTGCGGTTGAAGTCCATCAAGAACATCCAGAAGATTACCAAGTCCATGAAGATGGTGGCAGCAGCAAAGTATGCCAGAGCTGAGAGATCCCTGAGGCCTGCCCGAGTCTATGGCACTGGCTCTATGG CACTCTACGAGAAGGCTGAGATCAAGGCTCCAGAAGACAAGAATAAGCACTTGATCATCGGTGTGTCATCTGACCGTGGTCTTTGTGGTGCCATCCACACCAGTGTGGCCAAAGCCATGAAAAGTGAGATTGCCAAGCTCACTGGTGCCGGCAAAGAGGTCATGGTTGTCAATGTGGGTGACAAACTTAGAGGTCTGCTCTACAG GACCCACGGCAAACACATCCTGATCAACTGCAAGGAGGTGGGCCGCAGGCCTCCCACGTTTGTGGATGCTTCTCTCATTGCTTCAGAGCTGCTGGACTCTGGCTACGAGTTTGACCAGGGAACCATTGTATTCAACAGATTCAG GTCTGTGATTTCATACAGGACAGATGAGAAACCTCTGTATTCTGTTGACACCGTTGCAAGCTCAG AGAACATGGGAATCTATGATGACATTGATGCTGATGTGCTGAGGAACTATCAGGAGTTTTCTCTGGTCAACATTATTTACTACGGGATGAAGGAATCCACCACCAGTGAACAGAGCGCCAGGATGACCGCTATGGACAATGCCAGCAAGAACGCTT CTGATATTATAGACAAGCTGACCCTGACCTTTAACCGAACCCGCCAGGCCGTCATCACCAAGGAGCTCATTGAGATCATTTCTGGAGCTGCTGCTCT ATAA